The sequence ATGCTAAAATGCCTGCAGGATATCAAATACAACAACTGGAATGTCAAAAGAAGAAACTCACTGCGAATGGTGAATGAGCAATTCCACTGGAATAAAATTGCGGCTGCGCATCAAACCCTTTTTGAACAAACAATCTAATTATATGAACATAGACAACAAGTTAGATAAGGTATTTCAGTTTATGCATACAAGAGCTTTACACGAGCAATGCAATCATGAAATTATTCAGGCAAAAGATCATACGCTCTTCCCCTTTCTCTATGGAAAATATGCATTAATGATGACCGATGCCGAGCCTGAAAATGATATACATATTGTATTTGAAAGCTTTATAAGATTAAATCAATTCCCAATTGTAGCAGTTGCAAACTGGAAAGCAACCGCTTATGGTCAAACGCTGCTTGATCGTTACCAGAATAACTATCTTATTAAAATGCTTGATCCGCAGATTCAGCTGAGAACTTTAAATATGCTCAGGACCAATTGTTTTCTGTACATAGATGCATACCACCAGCAAGACGAAACATATTCGTTGATTGAAGCCATGTATATGCAACTTCCGGTAGTTGCATACGATTCAGAATATAATAAAAAGCTGACTGGGAATGGAGCATTCTATTATAAAACAATGGTTGACTTACTGATTCTTCTGCAATCATTACACCCCATGAAAGTATATTCGAATGGCGCTTTAATGAAACAGATTTTTAACTCCCGACTGGAGAAGCTTCATCCAAAGCACTCAGCTCTTCAAATTGCGGAACAGTAAGTGGTTTCGTAATAAAATGCGTTACATTGGAATACTTCTTAGACTTTTCGTAATCATTATGATCAATGGAAGATGTCAATATGATTACCGGCCAAGGTTGATTCATGCGTTCGTATTCTTCCAGAAAATCCCATCCGTTTCTTCCCATAAAATTCAAGTCAAGGAAAATTTTTCTTTTATGAGTCGGGTTATTTTTTAAGTATTCAAGCGCTTCATCAATATTGTCAAAAACAGTAACCGTCATATTAGGAATTACATTCCTTATAATCACAGTATTTAGCTTATTGATCATATGATCATCATCAATCAGAATTATTTCTTCAATGGCTTGGTTTAACAAAAACTTATTCAGTGCTATATTACTTGAAGACGCAAAACTCACTTCATCGGAAATTTTCAGGATAGCCTGATTCATCGTATTAGCCGAAGCTTCAATATCAGTCAATATCTGCTGATAACTTTCCAGACTGTTCTGTTGAAATTTTGCAGTCTGTAGAATTTGTAAAATCTTGGAGAACTCATGCCTTAACTCAAAAGAAGCGATATCTGATATTTGCTTCAGATGTGTCATTTGCTCTTCCACATCCTTCTCTGTCATTTTCTTTTTGGTAATATCATTCTGTATAGTCAGATACCCAAGCACATTACCCTCTTTATCAAATAAGGTCTCCAGTTTTAGGTCGAGCCATATTTTGTTGCCATTCTTTGCATAAAAAACAATTTCCGTCCTGAGACTCTTTCCCTGATCAATGGTCTTTTTTAATTTATCTAATAAAACAGGATCTGTATCCTGGCCGGAAAGTATATGCAATGGGTCTTTCCCGTTTACCTCGCGAAGCGGGAAACCGGTAAGCTTTACAAAGCTATCGTTCACCCAGGTTATTCTATACCCAGCATCACACAGAATAATTACTACATTAATTCGCTGTGCAATTTTTGTAAACTTGGTAAATTCAATTTTAGAAACTTCAAGCGTCTCTTTTTGACGATTCAATTGAAGTTGTAATTCCTTTATTTGGGTTATATCCTGTAATGTTCCGGTATACCCAATAAAATCCCCCAGATTACTGAACATAGGACTCCCCTGCATTTCTACCCAACGATAACTTGCATCATATTTTCGTATCCTGAACTGTACAGTATACCCCTGCTTGTTTGCAAAAGCAGCAGCCTGAGTTTGTTCCAGTTGAAAACGATCTTCTGCATAAACCGCTTCCATCCATCCATTCCCCATTTCCTGATCCATCACATTTCCCCTGTACTTAAGCCATGCTTTGTTTACAAAGACCAGTTGGTGCTGATAATCACTCATCCAGACCATTTCTTGCATGCAATCTGCAACTTCACGGAACCATTCCCTGTTCTGGCCACTTAAACCAGTACTGGAAGCACCCATAGTGGTGGTTGCTTTTTGATTATTTGACGCTGTAACCATCTTCCCAATCATTAAAAATGCGATCGGATAAGACCTTCTATCATGAACAGGACTTATTTCAAAATGAAGATCCTGATTGGCTGAAGCAATACCAGGGCTAGACAACTTTATAATGGAAGGAACTAAGGACTTAGTAAGCAATGCCTGATGTACCGCATCCTTAATTGCGATAGCATCTTTTGAATGCAAAAGTGAATCGATAGATGCTCCTTCTACCGACTCTCCAACAATCTGATAAAGTCGTTGAAAAGCATCATTACAGAACGTTATATTAGCATCCAAATCTATTGTGAATATGAAATAATCAGGAGAAGCAATCTGATCTAATAATTTTCTATCGACTGTGTAAGGATAGCGCATTTGCTAGCATTTAGTGGCCAAACTGTTTTAGAGTTCCCAACCAGGTTTTTATATAATTGTATAACCAAAGAATAAGATAAGCGTAGATAATCAATTTAAGTAAGAACCACTTAATGTTGTGAACTGAAAAAATTCTGCCCATCCAATATAAAAACTGACCCCAGAGCAACAATAAGTAAGCAAAAAATATAGATTTTGATGTCAGTTCTTTCCAGCTCATAAGTAAATAAAAATCTAAATTAAATATACTGTATTTTCATTCTGGAAATATCAAATGACGTTTTTATTATGGAAATAATACACGTGGTTTTCACTCGAAATACCAAAGCTAAAAACAATCCCATTGCTGATATCATCAACCAACTGGCTACCGAACAGCTTAAGCTGGGGATTAAAATCACTATTTGGGAAATAAGCAGAAAACCGTCTGATCATTTTCAAAACAAAGCCTATCCATTAAAGCATTTTTCACATCATTTATTTCTGTGGAATACCATGAAAGAAATTCGGCAGCATCTGTCTGCTGCTGCTAAAGACACCCTGTTCCATTTTCATGGAGGTATCATTCCTGTATATTATCCTATTGCATTTTACCTAAAGGAAAAAAATATCCCATTCCTTTTATCTCCCCATGGCAGATACAATGCTCATACATTAGACAAAGCTTCTTATCTGAAGAAGAAGCACTTTGCAAACTTTGATCAGAATATGATTACCTGGTCATCAGCACTTCACTTTAACAGTGAACACGAAAGAAAGGAATTAAATAATAGATACCCCTTTAATCAGCAAAAATCCTATATATGTCCCAATGGATTAATCAACAACAACCTGAATATAGCTCCCAAAATAATGAAGCACGATGAAATTATTTATTGCTATTACGGGGAGCTGAATCTGACAGCAATGGGCCTTGATATATTGTTGCATGGTTTTGCAAAATTTAAAAAGAGTCACTCCAATAATGCCATACTCTGGATTATTGGGAATGGCCCCGACAGAAACATGATTCTGAAAACAATCAAGAAACTGGGTCTCCACAAATATGTTTTTGTTAAACCTGCTGTATTTGGCGCATTGAAATTTGAACAGTTGAGCAAAATAGATGTCATGGTAAGAACACCGAGAGTTGATTTTTATCCAACAGTAGTAATGGAATCAGCGGCTATGTCTATTCCCTGTATTGTTTCCATGCCAACCTATCTAGCAGAAATCATTCAGACAGAAAATGCAGGATATATACTTTCTGAGAACAATTCAGAGCACTTGCAAAAGGCATTTACAGAAAGTATTCAAGACATGGAAACAGTTCAATGGAACAGAAAAAAAATGAATGCACATCAAATGATAGCCAGGCATTTTAATTGGAGCAGCATTGCCCGGACACATATTCAGGTATACCAGGATTTGACGGCTCATTAAACCACCATCAAACTACACCCTCTCAGGTCTGCATAATCCATTCTTCCTAATACTTCAAAACTACCATCCAGATAGCGTTTGCCAATATCCTGTGTTGCAATAAATGCACAGCTATACATATTCACCAAGTCTATCACTTGTATTAACCCGGTTCCTTCCTGAATAATTTCAAAGGGATCATCCTCTTTTCTCAACAAAACTTTCATCCAGGGCGGGCAATGAAAACGACCCTCGCCCTCTGAATAAGCCTGACTTAATAATTCAGTCATTCCGTACTCTGCATGAATGGATGAAACGCCTGTTCTATTACAAAGCAGTTGATGTAACTCTACTCTTGTCAATTCTCTCCCCCTTCCCTTCATCCCTCCTGTTTCCATAATTACCGTATGCTTCAACTGCATCTGATACATTTCAGTAAAATCCAATAAGGCAAAAGTGACACCGAGTAAAAGGGTTTTCTGACCTGCAGCTTCCAACTCCAGCAATTTTTTATGTAAATCTGCAAAATCATACAAATAGAATCCGCTAGAAGGATGGCCGCTCTTTTCAATGAATCGGTTAGCCATGTAAACCAGGGAAGAATTTTCGCGCTCCAGGTATGCTGGCAACAATGCCAGTACACACCATTCTTCCAGTTTGCCATATCGGTTTTCAAATCCGCAGATGGCACTTTTTTCATACCCGTCCAGGTTGGGTACGTAATGTTTACTGGATATCATACCCGTAGTTCTGCTGCTCTCAAAAACACAGGTAGCTACCTGACCCGACACCAATACTTCGTGGCTTTTAAAAAAGGAAATAGGCAACGCCGGTATCTGTACAGGTGTCTTAATACTACCTGGATTAGGGCTAACCAAATTGACCCATTGACGATAAACCAGATTATGCTGGTATTGCCAATGAAATAATTCGATAGCCAGATCATCAAAATTGGAATTGCTTACAGAAAAAATATTGTTAATATCAATGGGTGGTTCCAACCTTGTATGTATTGTTTTAACTAAATTTGAATAGAAAGTAAAATGATGAGAGCAAAATTATTAATCCTACTGACAATTACCGCCTTTTTTTACGGATGCACCAAAGATCAATTTAATTCTAGGCCGGGCTTATCTTTTGGGAATGTAAACGCAACAGAGTTGCGACAAGGAAACCTCCTCATTTTTTCTTTAGACTTCACCGATAAAGAAGGAGATATTCAGGACACCTTATGGGTGCAGAAAGTATCTAAAACCTGTCCAACCACTCCGGGAGTGCAGTTTATTAGCCCTAACAGAGTGCCCAATTTTACCGGTACAGCCAATTTAAAGGGGAAGCTTGAAATTACATTCGTTTACAATGCCAATGTACCCGGAACACCGTCCATTGTTGGATGCACCAATAGAAATGATACTTCTTATTTCAGGTTCTGGCTAAAAGACAAAGCTAATAACAGAAGTGATACAGTTCGATCTCCTGATATAGTACTTATCAGATGACCAGTAGCTTCAACTGGATAAAAAGTTTTTTTTACGGAAATTATTTCTACGGGATTTGTGCTGTAGCATTGTCAATAGAATGCTCGCTGCAACTCCGGCTTCCATTGAACAATATTTTTTTCTATTTGACTTTGTTTTGTGCAACGGTGCTTTATTATACCCATGCCTATTACCTTGAAACTGGAAGGAAGCCACAAAACCAGAATGAAAGGGCAACCTGGTACAAGATTTACCAAAAACAAATTACGCAGTCTCAACTCATTTTTACCTTTCTGCTGGGCTTACTTGTTTTACTGCTTTTCAATGGACTACAGCCCTTATTCTCCAAATTGCCGCTATTTAACTGGATAATTCTTTTGGTTTTCTGTTTAATTGCAGCTGCCTACTACAAAAGCCTCTATCCCGGCTGGGGAAACTGGGGATTCAGAAACAACGGCCTGATAAAACCTTTTCTGATTGGATGGGTATGGGCGGGTGCAGTTTCTTTTTTACCTGTATTTTTTTACGATCTTTCACATCCCGGTTCAACATATACTGCAAATATTCTCACCTGGTTACTGTTTTTAAAAAACTGGTTATTTATCAGTTTGCTCTGCATTTTGTTCGATATAAAAGACTATGCAAATGATGCCAATCAACCCCTAAAAACATGGGTAGTAAAAATGGGTTTACGCAAAACCCTTTTCGGACTCATCGTTCCCGTTGCCCTTCTGAGTCTGGGTTTATATTGGATACTTGCTTGGTTACAGGAATTCTCATTATTCCGAATATTATTCAACACAATACCCTATATATTGTTAATAACTGTTAGCACCCAAATGCATCGCCGTAAAAGCATTCTCTATTATCTTGCAATCATTGACGGACTCATGCTACTGAAAGCAGTTTGCGGTGCAATTGGCATGTTAGGATTCTAAAATTTACCCTTATGGCAAAGACAAAAACGACCAAGACAAAATCAACAAAGACAAAATCTGTGGTGACTTCTCAGTCCATGGATTTTTTAAGACAATACATCAATACCCCCTCTCCTGTAGGATTTGAAAGTAGTGGTCAGAAAATATGGATGGAATATATAAAACCATACGTAGATACCATATTTACAGATCCTTACGGTACTGCTGTCGGGGTTATTAATCCTACTGCTCCCTTTAAAATCGTTATTGAAGCGCATTGCGACGAAATCAGCTGGTTTGTCAACTATATTAATGACCAGGGGCTCATCTACTTAAAACGCAATGGAGGAGTGGATCATCAGATAGCACCTGCCAAGCGTGTGATTATTCATGGAAAAAGCGGACCGGTAAAAGCAGTATTTGGCTGGCCTGCTATTCATACCCGTTTAAGCAATCCGGAGCAAAAGGAACCTGCTCCAAAAATTGAAAACCTATGCCTTGATTGCGGTGCAAGATCTAAAAAAGAAGTAGAAGCATTGGGCATCAGAGTTGGATCAGTAGTAACCTATGAAGAAGGATACGATGAGCTGGCATATGATTTTATCATAGGCAGAGCTTTTGATAATAGAGTGGGTGGATTCATGATTGCAGAAGTAGCCAGATTAC is a genomic window of Sediminibacterium sp. TEGAF015 containing:
- a CDS encoding long-chain-fatty-acid--protein ligase, with the translated sequence MEPPIDINNIFSVSNSNFDDLAIELFHWQYQHNLVYRQWVNLVSPNPGSIKTPVQIPALPISFFKSHEVLVSGQVATCVFESSRTTGMISSKHYVPNLDGYEKSAICGFENRYGKLEEWCVLALLPAYLERENSSLVYMANRFIEKSGHPSSGFYLYDFADLHKKLLELEAAGQKTLLLGVTFALLDFTEMYQMQLKHTVIMETGGMKGRGRELTRVELHQLLCNRTGVSSIHAEYGMTELLSQAYSEGEGRFHCPPWMKVLLRKEDDPFEIIQEGTGLIQVIDLVNMYSCAFIATQDIGKRYLDGSFEVLGRMDYADLRGCSLMVV
- a CDS encoding glycosyltransferase family protein encodes the protein MNIDNKLDKVFQFMHTRALHEQCNHEIIQAKDHTLFPFLYGKYALMMTDAEPENDIHIVFESFIRLNQFPIVAVANWKATAYGQTLLDRYQNNYLIKMLDPQIQLRTLNMLRTNCFLYIDAYHQQDETYSLIEAMYMQLPVVAYDSEYNKKLTGNGAFYYKTMVDLLILLQSLHPMKVYSNGALMKQIFNSRLEKLHPKHSALQIAEQ
- a CDS encoding glycosyltransferase family 4 protein, with protein sequence MEIIHVVFTRNTKAKNNPIADIINQLATEQLKLGIKITIWEISRKPSDHFQNKAYPLKHFSHHLFLWNTMKEIRQHLSAAAKDTLFHFHGGIIPVYYPIAFYLKEKNIPFLLSPHGRYNAHTLDKASYLKKKHFANFDQNMITWSSALHFNSEHERKELNNRYPFNQQKSYICPNGLINNNLNIAPKIMKHDEIIYCYYGELNLTAMGLDILLHGFAKFKKSHSNNAILWIIGNGPDRNMILKTIKKLGLHKYVFVKPAVFGALKFEQLSKIDVMVRTPRVDFYPTVVMESAAMSIPCIVSMPTYLAEIIQTENAGYILSENNSEHLQKAFTESIQDMETVQWNRKKMNAHQMIARHFNWSSIARTHIQVYQDLTAH
- a CDS encoding UbiA prenyltransferase family protein: MNNIFFYLTLFCATVLYYTHAYYLETGRKPQNQNERATWYKIYQKQITQSQLIFTFLLGLLVLLLFNGLQPLFSKLPLFNWIILLVFCLIAAAYYKSLYPGWGNWGFRNNGLIKPFLIGWVWAGAVSFLPVFFYDLSHPGSTYTANILTWLLFLKNWLFISLLCILFDIKDYANDANQPLKTWVVKMGLRKTLFGLIVPVALLSLGLYWILAWLQEFSLFRILFNTIPYILLITVSTQMHRRKSILYYLAIIDGLMLLKAVCGAIGMLGF
- a CDS encoding M42 family metallopeptidase produces the protein MAKTKTTKTKSTKTKSVVTSQSMDFLRQYINTPSPVGFESSGQKIWMEYIKPYVDTIFTDPYGTAVGVINPTAPFKIVIEAHCDEISWFVNYINDQGLIYLKRNGGVDHQIAPAKRVIIHGKSGPVKAVFGWPAIHTRLSNPEQKEPAPKIENLCLDCGARSKKEVEALGIRVGSVVTYEEGYDELAYDFIIGRAFDNRVGGFMIAEVARLLKENKKQLPYGLYVVNAVQEEIGLRGAEMIARRIKPDIAIITDVTHDTSTPMISKIIEGDIQCGKGPSLAFAPAIHNKLLSLVESVAEKNKIPVQMRTLSRSTGTDTDSFAYANDGCPSVLISIPLRYMHTTVEMLHKKDIEDTIKLMYETLLTLTPKTNLSYL
- a CDS encoding PAS domain S-box protein, whose translation is MRYPYTVDRKLLDQIASPDYFIFTIDLDANITFCNDAFQRLYQIVGESVEGASIDSLLHSKDAIAIKDAVHQALLTKSLVPSIIKLSSPGIASANQDLHFEISPVHDRRSYPIAFLMIGKMVTASNNQKATTTMGASSTGLSGQNREWFREVADCMQEMVWMSDYQHQLVFVNKAWLKYRGNVMDQEMGNGWMEAVYAEDRFQLEQTQAAAFANKQGYTVQFRIRKYDASYRWVEMQGSPMFSNLGDFIGYTGTLQDITQIKELQLQLNRQKETLEVSKIEFTKFTKIAQRINVVIILCDAGYRITWVNDSFVKLTGFPLREVNGKDPLHILSGQDTDPVLLDKLKKTIDQGKSLRTEIVFYAKNGNKIWLDLKLETLFDKEGNVLGYLTIQNDITKKKMTEKDVEEQMTHLKQISDIASFELRHEFSKILQILQTAKFQQNSLESYQQILTDIEASANTMNQAILKISDEVSFASSSNIALNKFLLNQAIEEIILIDDDHMINKLNTVIIRNVIPNMTVTVFDNIDEALEYLKNNPTHKRKIFLDLNFMGRNGWDFLEEYERMNQPWPVIILTSSIDHNDYEKSKKYSNVTHFITKPLTVPQFEELSALDEASPVGS